One genomic segment of Sminthopsis crassicaudata isolate SCR6 chromosome 2, ASM4859323v1, whole genome shotgun sequence includes these proteins:
- the PLAGL2 gene encoding zinc finger protein PLAGL2 — translation MTAFFTSVPNWIQDAKQEEETGWKLVPRPRGREAESQVKCQCEISGTSFSGGEKLRTHSLPHTEQRPYNCPQLHCGKAFASKYKLYRHMATHSAQKPHQCMYCEKMFHRKDHLRNHLQTHDPHKEALHCPECGKNYNTKLGYRRHLAMHAATSGDLSCKVCLQTFENTQVLLEHLKAHSRRASGGAKEKKHPCDHCDRRFYTRKDVRRHLVVHTGRKDFLCQYCAQRFGRKDHLTRHMKKSHSQELLKIKTEPVDMLGLLSCSSSVTVKEELSPVLCMASRDMIGGKTFPGMLPMGMYSTHLPAMPSSGMPHSLVHNSLPMGMSYPLESSSSISSPPQLPPKYQLGSTSYLPEKLPKAEVESFLSELPGSLSLPSSEPQSSSPQPALLDEALLSKSPANLSEALCAANMDFSHLLGFLPLNLPPCNPPGTTGGLVMGYSQAETQPLLTTLQSQPQDSPGPGGPLNFGPLHSLPPVFTSGLSTTTLPRFHQAFQ, via the exons ATGACGGCATTCTTCACCAGTGTCCCTAACTGGATTCAAGATGCAAAGCAGGAGGAGGAGACAGGCTGGAAACTAGTTCCCAGGCCAAGAGGCCGTGAGGCAGAAAGTCAAGTCAAGTGCCAATGTGAAATCTCTGGTACCTCCTTCTCAGGTGGGGAGAAGCTGAGAACTCACAGCCTCCCCCACACAGAACAGAGACCGTACAACTGCCCTCAGCTGCACTGTGGCAAGGCCTTTGCATCCAAGTACAAACTTTATAG gCATATGGCCACTCACTCAGCCCAGAAGCCCCACCAGTGCATGTATTGTGAGAAGATGTTCCATCGGAAGGATCATTTGCGGAATCACCTGCAGACCCATGATCCCCATAAGGAGGCTCTCCACTGCCCAGAGTGTGGCAAGAACTATAACACCAAGCTGGGCTATCGACGCCATCTGGCTATGCATGCTGCCACTAGTGGTGACCTCAGCTGCAAAGTGTGTCTCCAAACTTTTGAAAACACCCAGGTCCTGCTGGAGCACCTGAAGGCTCACTCAAGGAGAGCATCAGGTGGGGCCAAGGAGAAGAAGCATCCCTGTGACCATTGTGATCGACGTTTCTATACTAGGAAGGATGTAAGAAGGCACCTGGTGGTACACACAGGGCGCAAAGACTTCCTTTGCCAGTACTGTGCCCAGAGGTTTGGGCGTAAGGACCATCTAACTCGGCACATGAAGAAGAGCCACTCACAAGAATTACTGAAAATTAAGACAGAACCAGTAGACATGTTGGGACTCCTTAGCTGTAGCTCCTCAGTCACAGTGAAAGAAGAGCTGAGCCCAGTTCTGTGCATGGCATCCAGGGACATGATAGGGGGTAAGACCTTCCCAGGCATGTTACCTATGGGCATGTATAGTACCCACCTCCCAGCCATGCCAAGTTCAGGGATGCCCCATTCTCTGGTTCATAATTCCCTGCCAATGGGAATGAGTTATCCTCTGGAATCTTCCTCATCCATCTCCTCTCCACCACAACTTCCCCCCAAATACCAGCTTGGATCTACCTCATATTTGCCGGAGAAACTACCCAAAGCAGAGGTGGAAAGCTTTCTGTCGGAGCTTCCCGGAAGCCTGTCTCTCCCATCCAGTGAGCCCCAGTCCTCCTCTCCTCAGCCGGCCCTTTTGGATGAAGCCCTGCTTTCCAAGAGCCCTGCCAACCTCTCTGAGGCGCTTTGTGCTGCTAACATGGACTTTTCTCACCTCCTGGGCTTCCTCCCCCTGAATCTTCCTCCATGCAACCCACCTGGGACCACAGGAGGATTGGTCATGGGTTACTCACAGGCAGAAACTCAACCACTGCTTACCACTTTGCAGTCTCAGCCTCAAGATTCTCCAGGACCTGGGGGTCCCCTGAACTTTGGGCCCTTACATTCATTACCCCCAGTTTTCACCTCTGGCTTGAGCACCACCACTCTGCCACGTTTTCATCAGGCCTTTCAGTAG